Proteins from a single region of Pseudomonas sp. 10S4:
- a CDS encoding class I SAM-dependent methyltransferase, protein MKHELYRVADLPVLQNRTFADPESARASASADMVLVQDEQSGLIFNQAFDADKLSYTADYQNEQAHSGQFQQHLSDVEGIIARHFKGQELIEVGCGKGYFLELLKGLGYAITGIDPAYEGSNADVIKAPFTRGLGLAADAIVLRHVLEHIQDPVSFLTEMANANQGGQIYIEVPCFDWILEHRAWFDLFYEHVNYFRLDDLRRMFGTVHEAGHLFGGQYLYIVADLSTLRLSPEQPVPRLELPQNFTSSLERAVQIIQANPEQGSAIWGASSKGVIYSLFLQRAGVAVDRVVDINPAKQGRYLPLSGVRVSSPQEAMDALPEGANLFVMNSNYLEEIKRMTGGRYVYHAVDSASFQ, encoded by the coding sequence ATGAAGCATGAGTTGTATCGGGTCGCTGACCTGCCGGTGCTGCAAAACCGCACCTTCGCCGACCCGGAATCGGCGCGGGCCTCCGCCAGTGCCGACATGGTGCTGGTGCAGGATGAGCAGAGCGGGTTGATCTTCAACCAGGCCTTCGATGCCGACAAGCTCAGCTACACCGCCGATTACCAGAACGAGCAGGCCCATTCCGGTCAGTTCCAGCAGCACCTGAGCGATGTGGAAGGGATCATTGCCCGCCACTTCAAGGGCCAGGAGCTGATCGAAGTCGGCTGTGGCAAAGGTTACTTCCTGGAACTTCTGAAAGGTCTGGGCTATGCCATCACCGGCATCGACCCGGCCTACGAAGGCAGCAATGCCGATGTGATCAAGGCCCCGTTCACTCGCGGCCTGGGCCTGGCGGCGGACGCCATCGTGCTGCGCCATGTGCTGGAGCATATTCAGGACCCGGTGAGCTTTCTCACCGAAATGGCCAACGCCAATCAGGGCGGGCAGATCTACATCGAAGTGCCGTGCTTCGACTGGATTCTGGAACACCGCGCCTGGTTCGACCTGTTCTACGAGCACGTCAATTATTTCCGCCTCGATGACCTGCGCCGGATGTTCGGCACCGTGCATGAGGCCGGTCACCTGTTCGGTGGCCAATACCTGTACATCGTCGCCGACCTGTCGACCTTGCGCCTGAGCCCGGAACAACCGGTACCACGCCTGGAACTGCCACAGAACTTCACCAGCAGCCTTGAACGTGCGGTGCAGATTATTCAGGCGAATCCAGAGCAGGGCTCGGCGATCTGGGGCGCGTCGTCCAAAGGCGTGATCTATTCGCTGTTCCTGCAACGCGCCGGGGTAGCGGTGGATCGCGTGGTAGACATCAACCCGGCCAAGCAGGGGCGTTATCTGCCTCTGAGTGGCGTGCGGGTGTCCTCGCCGCAAGAGGCCATGGATGCGTTGCCCGAAGGCGCCAACCTGTTTGTGATGAACTCCAATTACCTCGAAGAAATCAAGCGGATGACCGGTGGACGCTACGTCTATCACGCCGTCGACAGCGCTTCGTTCCAGTGA
- a CDS encoding cephalosporin hydroxylase family protein, whose amino-acid sequence MTDNTINKAFEAECQTEIARQGDDQKLTGLARDFFNESAKHKYSYHFSWMGRPIIQLPQDMMAMQEIIWQVKPDLVIECGIAHGGSIIYYASLLELQGHGEVLGIDLDIRPHNREAIESHPMSKRIKMIEGSSIDPAIASQVRAAAEGKKVILVLDSNHTHDHVLEELRLYAPLVSVDSYCVVMDTVVEDMPADFFPDRPWGPGDNPKTAVWKYLEENQNFEIDQQMQNKLLLTVAPDGYLRRVR is encoded by the coding sequence ATGACCGACAACACCATCAATAAAGCCTTCGAAGCCGAGTGCCAGACAGAAATCGCGCGTCAGGGCGATGACCAGAAACTGACCGGTCTGGCCCGGGATTTCTTCAACGAATCGGCCAAGCACAAGTACAGCTACCACTTCTCGTGGATGGGCCGCCCGATCATCCAGTTGCCGCAAGACATGATGGCGATGCAAGAGATCATCTGGCAGGTCAAGCCAGACCTGGTGATCGAATGCGGCATCGCCCACGGCGGCTCGATCATCTACTACGCGTCCCTGCTGGAACTGCAAGGCCACGGCGAAGTACTGGGCATCGACCTGGACATCCGCCCGCACAACCGCGAAGCCATCGAAAGCCACCCGATGAGCAAGCGCATCAAGATGATCGAAGGTTCGAGCATCGATCCGGCGATCGCCTCTCAGGTTCGTGCTGCGGCCGAAGGCAAGAAAGTCATTCTGGTGCTCGATTCCAACCACACCCACGATCACGTACTGGAAGAACTGCGCCTCTACGCACCACTGGTGTCGGTCGACAGCTACTGCGTGGTGATGGACACCGTGGTTGAAGACATGCCGGCCGACTTCTTCCCGGACCGTCCATGGGGCCCAGGCGACAACCCGAAAACCGCCGTGTGGAAGTACCTGGAAGAGAACCAGAACTTCGAAATCGACCAGCAGATGCAAAACAAACTGCTGCTCACCGTTGCACCGGACGGCTACCTGCGTCGCGTTCGTTAA
- a CDS encoding TIGR00180 family glycosyltransferase: protein MQGKSVSEHTLPLNELLTVVLISHNRPAFLRRAMKFYGALPCKVLVLDSATEHFKGEIPEVDYRHVPQFAYSGFQAKLAYGVEQVTTPYMVLAADDDFIVHEALFESVDFLEENRDYGMCHGYCLMYLTLGGSVSYYRRDKKVCEDYSSERPQDRVVDYMRQYLPPFYAVTRTALMKSWYALLPPGTSFQWQEIGHVYYMLACAKARILPTAYVVREINYGNSEHNTEVYHSLTYTDAKSVTERNDFAEFLASLPTGIQGLDPAQGKAFVMESFDAMIDSLQTGRALTAELIFQSIWNNALKAPDRRFGPQQYVEMPFYNQAFFDQLTQFEFMLHGMPAGRLQLEVLEGVWTRQEHLLSPRNNDTPESVVDRLWQAYDANAFNRTVVKRLAAQLEVLGEDEEAQSMQEWSARLDALSVEDHHSTFDRMRSGRLLKWLENRQPDIEQAESIARHLAANDGGPQFGILLLDLDNNVDKLQVTLDSLLEGHSKAFKVVVFTTGEAPAATTAQNTLHFVRVTPSNFVDKLNQSARQSPCDWLLLAEAGDEFTAGGLLRASLELLSAADCRAVATDEIQRNDHGALVDVFHPGFNLDLLQSLPALMARHWLIRRDVLIEAGGYQPDFSKALEFDLLLRIIEEGGLNGLAHLDEPLLITQAPALEENAHERLALMRHLGNRGYKAKITSATPGTYQIDYRHTERPLVSIIIPAGDDLALLQQCLQGVLLRTRYTRYEVLIAVNPNQSAEINDWLGVYQHAKVRVLHADQPLSNVALYNAASQQAHGEYLVLLAASGEVVNPNWIESLLNHAQRPEVGIVGAKLVDREGKVTQAGLILGMNGGVGSAFVGDRYDASHSYLQRLVLEQNYSAVSKVCLMVRKELFDALGGLDDVAFAEGLSDVDLCLKAGQAGYLTVWTPLVQVIHPGVVSQAPQALDALREKWAAAFAQDRAYNANLALTGKGFALGESTPINWAQLLA, encoded by the coding sequence ATGCAAGGCAAGTCCGTTTCTGAGCACACGTTGCCACTCAATGAGCTGCTGACGGTGGTGTTGATTTCTCACAACCGTCCGGCTTTTTTGCGCAGGGCGATGAAGTTTTACGGTGCCTTGCCTTGCAAAGTCCTGGTGCTCGACTCCGCTACCGAGCACTTCAAGGGCGAAATCCCTGAAGTCGATTACCGGCACGTGCCGCAATTTGCCTACAGTGGCTTCCAGGCGAAGCTGGCCTATGGCGTGGAGCAAGTCACCACGCCTTACATGGTGTTGGCCGCCGACGATGACTTCATCGTGCATGAAGCGCTGTTCGAGTCGGTGGACTTCCTCGAAGAAAACCGCGACTACGGCATGTGCCACGGCTATTGCCTGATGTACCTGACCCTCGGCGGCAGCGTCAGCTACTACCGTCGCGACAAGAAGGTCTGCGAGGACTATTCGTCCGAGCGGCCACAGGATCGCGTGGTCGACTACATGCGTCAGTACCTGCCGCCGTTCTATGCGGTGACCCGTACCGCGCTGATGAAATCCTGGTATGCGCTGTTGCCGCCGGGCACCAGTTTCCAGTGGCAGGAAATCGGCCACGTGTATTACATGCTGGCGTGCGCCAAGGCGCGAATCCTGCCGACTGCGTATGTGGTGCGTGAGATCAACTATGGCAACTCCGAACACAACACCGAGGTGTATCACTCGCTGACTTACACCGATGCCAAATCGGTGACCGAGCGTAATGACTTCGCCGAGTTCCTGGCCTCGTTGCCAACCGGTATCCAGGGTCTCGATCCGGCGCAGGGCAAAGCGTTCGTCATGGAAAGTTTCGATGCCATGATCGACAGCTTGCAAACCGGCCGTGCGCTGACGGCAGAGCTCATTTTTCAGTCCATCTGGAACAATGCCCTGAAGGCGCCTGATCGTCGTTTCGGACCACAGCAGTACGTTGAAATGCCATTCTACAATCAGGCATTTTTCGATCAGTTGACGCAATTCGAATTTATGCTTCACGGCATGCCGGCCGGTCGTCTTCAGCTCGAAGTGCTTGAAGGCGTGTGGACTCGCCAGGAACACTTGCTGAGCCCGCGCAACAACGATACGCCGGAAAGTGTGGTCGACCGTTTGTGGCAGGCCTACGACGCCAACGCGTTCAACCGCACGGTGGTCAAGCGTCTGGCGGCGCAACTGGAGGTGCTGGGCGAGGACGAAGAAGCTCAGTCGATGCAGGAGTGGAGCGCACGCCTTGATGCATTGTCGGTCGAGGATCATCACTCGACGTTCGACCGCATGCGCTCGGGTCGCCTGCTCAAATGGCTGGAAAACCGTCAGCCGGACATTGAACAGGCCGAGTCGATTGCCCGGCACCTGGCAGCCAATGACGGTGGCCCGCAGTTCGGCATTCTCTTGCTGGACCTGGATAACAACGTCGACAAATTGCAGGTCACCCTCGACAGCTTGCTCGAAGGTCACAGCAAGGCGTTCAAAGTCGTGGTCTTCACCACCGGCGAAGCACCGGCGGCGACCACGGCGCAAAACACCTTGCACTTTGTCCGGGTCACGCCGAGCAATTTTGTCGACAAACTGAACCAGAGTGCCCGTCAGTCGCCGTGCGACTGGCTGTTGCTGGCCGAGGCCGGTGACGAGTTCACCGCCGGCGGCTTGTTGCGTGCCAGTCTGGAACTGTTGTCTGCCGCCGACTGCCGCGCCGTGGCCACCGATGAAATCCAGCGCAACGACCACGGCGCGCTGGTGGATGTATTCCATCCCGGCTTCAACCTTGACCTGCTGCAAAGCCTCCCGGCCTTGATGGCGCGGCACTGGCTGATCCGTCGAGACGTGTTGATCGAGGCCGGTGGTTATCAGCCCGATTTCAGCAAGGCCCTGGAGTTCGACCTGCTGCTGCGCATCATCGAGGAGGGTGGCCTGAATGGCCTGGCCCATCTGGACGAGCCACTGCTGATCACCCAGGCACCGGCGCTGGAAGAAAATGCCCACGAGCGACTGGCGCTGATGCGTCATCTGGGTAACCGTGGCTACAAGGCCAAAATCACCTCGGCAACGCCGGGCACTTATCAGATCGACTACCGCCATACCGAGCGTCCACTGGTCTCGATCATCATCCCGGCCGGTGACGACCTGGCCCTGCTGCAACAGTGTCTGCAAGGCGTATTGCTGCGTACCCGCTACACCCGCTACGAAGTGCTGATCGCGGTTAACCCGAATCAGTCGGCCGAGATCAACGATTGGCTCGGCGTTTACCAGCATGCCAAGGTGCGTGTCCTGCACGCCGACCAGCCGCTGAGCAACGTGGCGTTGTACAACGCCGCCAGTCAGCAAGCGCATGGCGAATACCTGGTGCTGCTGGCCGCGAGCGGCGAAGTGGTCAATCCGAACTGGATCGAGTCGCTGCTCAACCATGCCCAGCGTCCTGAAGTGGGCATCGTTGGCGCCAAGCTGGTTGATCGTGAAGGCAAGGTCACGCAAGCCGGTCTGATTCTGGGGATGAATGGCGGCGTCGGTTCGGCTTTTGTCGGCGATCGCTATGACGCCAGCCACAGCTACCTGCAACGGTTGGTGCTGGAGCAGAACTACTCGGCAGTGTCGAAGGTGTGCCTGATGGTTCGCAAAGAACTGTTCGACGCCCTGGGTGGCCTGGACGACGTGGCATTTGCCGAAGGCTTGAGCGATGTCGATCTTTGCCTCAAGGCAGGGCAAGCCGGTTACCTCACCGTGTGGACGCCGCTGGTCCAGGTCATTCATCCGGGCGTAGTGTCGCAGGCACCACAAGCCCTCGATGCGCTGCGCGAAAAATGGGCCGCTGCCTTCGCTCAGGACCGGGCCTACAACGCTAACCTTGCCTTGACCGGCAAAGGGTTCGCCTTGGGTGAAAGTACCCCGATCAACTGGGCGCAGCTGCTCGCATAA
- the pseB gene encoding UDP-N-acetylglucosamine 4,6-dehydratase (inverting) — MFNGKSIFISGGTGSFGRNFIRRLLEQYQPKRVVVFSRDELKQYEMQQTFNAPCMRYFLGDVRDAERLRQAMRGIDYVVHAAALKQVPAAEYNPTECIRTNVNGAENIIAAAIDNGVKQVVALSTDKAASPINLYGATKLLSDKLFVAANNIAGEQQTRFAVVRYGNVAGSRGSVVPFFSKLINEGATELPITDERMTRFWITLDHGVQFVLDSFARMHGGEVFVPKIPSIRIVDLALGMAEHLPHKTVGIRPGEKLHELMVPLDDARMTLEFADHYTIQPSIRFTSVDVDFAVDKLGEQGRPVSEDFEYRSDTNPHFLSVGQIADLHAELSA, encoded by the coding sequence ATGTTCAACGGTAAATCGATTTTCATCTCCGGCGGCACCGGTTCGTTCGGGCGCAATTTCATCCGTCGTTTGCTGGAGCAGTACCAGCCCAAGCGGGTGGTAGTGTTCTCCCGCGATGAGCTCAAACAGTACGAGATGCAGCAGACGTTCAACGCACCGTGCATGCGCTACTTCTTGGGTGATGTGCGCGATGCCGAGCGTTTGCGCCAGGCCATGCGCGGCATCGATTACGTGGTGCATGCCGCGGCCCTCAAACAAGTGCCGGCCGCCGAATACAACCCGACCGAATGCATTCGGACCAACGTCAACGGCGCGGAAAACATCATCGCTGCCGCCATCGACAATGGCGTCAAGCAAGTCGTCGCGCTGTCCACCGATAAGGCGGCCAGCCCGATTAACTTGTACGGCGCGACCAAGTTGCTGTCGGACAAACTGTTCGTGGCCGCCAACAACATTGCCGGTGAACAACAAACCCGCTTTGCCGTGGTGCGCTACGGCAACGTCGCCGGTTCGCGAGGCTCGGTGGTGCCGTTCTTCAGCAAGTTGATCAACGAAGGCGCGACCGAACTGCCGATCACCGATGAACGCATGACGCGCTTCTGGATCACCCTCGATCACGGTGTGCAGTTCGTGCTCGACAGTTTTGCCCGGATGCACGGCGGTGAAGTGTTCGTACCGAAGATCCCGTCGATTCGCATCGTCGATCTGGCGCTGGGCATGGCCGAGCACTTGCCGCATAAAACGGTCGGGATTCGTCCGGGGGAAAAGCTCCATGAACTGATGGTGCCGCTGGACGATGCGCGCATGACCCTGGAATTCGCCGATCACTACACCATCCAGCCGTCGATCCGCTTTACCAGCGTCGACGTGGATTTTGCCGTGGACAAGTTGGGCGAGCAGGGCAGGCCGGTCAGCGAAGACTTCGAGTACCGCTCCGACACCAACCCGCATTTCCTCTCGGTCGGTCAGATCGCGGATCTGCACGCGGAGCTGTCGGCATGA
- the pseC gene encoding UDP-4-amino-4,6-dideoxy-N-acetyl-beta-L-altrosamine transaminase yields the protein MIPYGRQSVDQADIDAVVAVLQSDWLTQGPTIERFEQAMVERCQADFAVAVCNATAALHIACLAAGLGPGDRLWTTPNTFLASANCGRYCGAEVDFVDIDPLTWNLDAYALKAKLEAAEDNGTLPKVLVAVAFAGQSCDMRMLAELAERYGFTIIEDASHAVGASYAGRPVGCGDFAAMTVFSFHPVKIITSAEGGMVLTNRRDLAERLQRLRSHGMTRDPAQMTEPSHGPWYYQQVELGFNYRITDLQAALGLSQLNKLDDFIARRRELVARYDRLLAYLPLTLPSAQPEAESAWHLYVVRLQLDRISISHRQVFEGLRAAGIGVNLHYIPVHLQPYYRDLGFAEGDFPEAERYYAEAISLPLFPLLSDEQLDYVVEQLRRLTE from the coding sequence ATGATTCCTTATGGTCGGCAGAGCGTCGATCAGGCCGACATCGATGCGGTGGTTGCCGTGTTGCAGTCTGACTGGCTGACTCAGGGGCCGACCATCGAGCGTTTCGAACAGGCCATGGTCGAACGTTGCCAGGCTGATTTCGCAGTGGCGGTGTGTAACGCCACGGCGGCGCTGCACATCGCTTGCCTGGCCGCAGGGCTCGGGCCGGGCGATCGGTTGTGGACCACGCCGAACACCTTTTTGGCCTCGGCCAATTGCGGTCGTTACTGCGGCGCCGAGGTGGACTTCGTCGACATCGATCCGCTGACCTGGAACCTCGATGCCTACGCGCTGAAGGCCAAGCTGGAAGCGGCGGAAGACAACGGCACGCTGCCCAAAGTGTTGGTGGCGGTGGCTTTCGCCGGGCAGAGTTGCGACATGCGCATGCTCGCCGAACTGGCCGAGCGCTACGGTTTCACGATCATTGAAGATGCCTCTCACGCGGTCGGCGCGTCCTATGCCGGCCGGCCGGTGGGCTGCGGTGATTTCGCGGCGATGACGGTGTTTAGCTTTCATCCGGTGAAAATCATCACCAGCGCCGAAGGTGGCATGGTGCTGACCAATCGCCGGGACTTGGCCGAGCGCCTGCAACGCTTGCGCAGCCATGGGATGACCCGCGATCCCGCGCAGATGACCGAACCCAGCCACGGCCCGTGGTATTACCAGCAAGTGGAACTGGGCTTCAATTACCGCATCACCGATTTGCAAGCTGCCCTCGGGCTGTCGCAACTGAACAAGCTCGATGACTTTATCGCACGCCGACGTGAACTGGTGGCCCGCTACGACCGCTTGCTGGCGTACTTGCCGCTGACTTTGCCGAGCGCTCAGCCCGAGGCCGAGTCGGCGTGGCACCTGTATGTGGTGCGCTTGCAGCTTGATCGCATCAGCATCAGCCATCGGCAGGTGTTCGAAGGCTTGCGAGCGGCCGGGATCGGGGTGAATCTGCACTACATTCCGGTGCATTTGCAGCCGTACTATCGTGACCTGGGTTTCGCTGAAGGCGATTTCCCGGAAGCTGAACGTTATTACGCCGAGGCGATCAGCCTGCCGCTGTTTCCGTTGCTCAGCGACGAGCAACTGGACTACGTGGTCGAGCAACTGCGACGGCTGACCGAGTAG
- a CDS encoding pseudaminic acid biosynthesis-associated methylase — MRELSEQEKFWQGDFGNQYVDRNVGQPLVAANLALFAKALTRAGRIESLVELGTNAGNNLQALRQLLPQCELFGVEINESACAQAQGLEIAQIWHGSLFDFPRERTFDLTLSKGVLIHLAPELLAAAYEQLYALSQRYILIAEYYNPAPVEVSYRGNSGKLFKRDFAGEMLDRYADLQLLDYGFGYHRDPQFPVDDITWFLLEKRP, encoded by the coding sequence ATGCGTGAACTGAGTGAACAGGAAAAATTCTGGCAGGGCGACTTCGGTAACCAGTACGTCGACCGCAACGTCGGGCAACCGCTGGTAGCGGCCAACCTGGCGTTGTTTGCCAAGGCCTTGACCCGCGCCGGGCGAATCGAAAGCCTGGTGGAGCTGGGCACCAATGCCGGCAACAATTTGCAGGCGCTGCGTCAGCTGTTGCCGCAATGTGAACTGTTCGGCGTGGAGATCAACGAAAGCGCTTGCGCCCAGGCCCAGGGACTGGAGATTGCCCAGATCTGGCACGGCTCGCTGTTCGATTTTCCCCGCGAGCGCACCTTCGACCTGACCCTGAGCAAAGGCGTGCTGATTCATCTGGCGCCGGAGTTGCTGGCGGCCGCGTATGAACAGTTGTATGCGTTGAGCCAGCGTTACATCCTGATCGCCGAGTACTACAACCCGGCGCCGGTCGAGGTGTCGTATCGCGGCAACAGCGGCAAGTTGTTCAAGCGTGATTTTGCCGGTGAAATGCTCGATCGTTATGCTGACCTGCAACTGCTGGATTACGGTTTCGGTTACCACCGTGACCCGCAATTCCCGGTGGACGACATCACCTGGTTCCTGTTGGAAAAACGCCCTTGA
- the pseF gene encoding pseudaminic acid cytidylyltransferase: MNNVAIIPARGGSKRIPRKNLKPFDGVPMIARSIKTALDSGLFAQVVVSTDDEEIAELARACGAQVPFMRPAALADDFTGTAAVIAHALEELQRQGRDFDFACCIYATAPLLQARFLQEGLSLLQQHPDRSFAFSVCDFGFPVQRALILDDQGALTALYPEFRQTRSQDLPPAYQDAGQFYWGRSSAWLRGEVLYSSQSLPVILPRYLVQDIDTLEDWKRAEYLYAALKAGGELQ; encoded by the coding sequence TTGAACAACGTCGCAATCATCCCGGCCCGCGGTGGCAGCAAACGTATACCGCGCAAGAACCTCAAGCCGTTCGACGGCGTGCCGATGATTGCCCGTTCAATTAAAACCGCCCTTGATTCGGGACTGTTCGCTCAGGTGGTGGTCAGCACCGATGACGAGGAAATCGCCGAGTTGGCTCGGGCTTGCGGTGCGCAAGTGCCATTCATGCGCCCAGCAGCGTTGGCGGATGATTTCACCGGCACGGCGGCGGTGATTGCACATGCCCTGGAAGAACTGCAACGACAGGGCCGCGACTTTGATTTCGCCTGTTGTATCTATGCCACGGCGCCGCTGCTGCAAGCGCGATTTTTGCAAGAGGGTTTGAGCCTGTTGCAGCAGCATCCGGACAGGTCGTTTGCATTCTCGGTGTGTGATTTCGGTTTCCCGGTGCAGCGTGCGTTGATCCTTGATGATCAGGGTGCATTGACCGCTTTGTATCCAGAGTTTCGTCAGACGCGTTCCCAGGATCTGCCGCCGGCTTATCAGGACGCCGGGCAGTTTTACTGGGGCCGTAGCAGTGCCTGGTTGCGTGGCGAGGTGTTGTATTCAAGCCAAAGCCTGCCGGTGATCCTGCCACGTTACCTGGTGCAGGACATCGATACGCTCGAAGACTGGAAACGCGCCGAATATCTTTACGCCGCGTTGAAGGCTGGTGGTGAGTTGCAATGA
- the pseG gene encoding UDP-2,4-diacetamido-2,4,6-trideoxy-beta-L-altropyranose hydrolase: MRVLIRADASPIIGSGHIARCLTLARVLRLQGVHVAFACRRLPGHRLDSLVAEGFETFALPERYPDEDPQQAIEAMLPWQADIAALGQALEQHPAFDWIIVDHYGLDHHWQTAARRWAPRIAAVDDLATRTYSVDLLLNQNLSGTSAAYASLLTPDCQTLLGPRFAMLRDEFCCPAIEIKPQAKRVLVNFGGFDAAMQTHHAMLALADFDALEVDFVAGTDNPAWDKMQALAVNRPNWRLHSFVSDFYRLMTEADLFIGAGGGTSWERAAMGLPTICIAVSNNQQANGEVMATSGAHVFLGAREQVSVEQLRLAIGFVAANQGLRQSLAERSRQLVDGRGAQRVAAALVGAVLPLREATLDDARLLFDGRNAEAVRRWSLDSCLIDWPAHQAWLAASLGNPLRLLLIADAGDGPVGALRYDLHGLSAEVSIYLFEGRFGLGWGRALLARGEAFVSAHWPQLQSITAQVLPANQPSLSLFRDAGFTQSACAFTRVLKDHSND, translated from the coding sequence ATGAGAGTGCTGATCCGTGCTGACGCCTCGCCGATCATCGGCAGTGGTCACATCGCTCGCTGCCTGACCCTGGCCAGGGTGTTGCGCCTGCAGGGCGTGCACGTGGCGTTTGCCTGTCGCCGTTTGCCGGGCCATCGGCTCGACAGTCTCGTCGCCGAGGGTTTTGAAACCTTCGCGCTGCCGGAGCGTTACCCCGATGAAGACCCGCAACAGGCCATCGAAGCCATGCTGCCATGGCAGGCAGATATTGCTGCGTTAGGCCAGGCGCTGGAACAGCATCCGGCCTTCGACTGGATCATCGTCGACCACTACGGCCTCGATCATCACTGGCAGACGGCGGCTCGCCGCTGGGCGCCACGGATCGCGGCGGTGGATGATCTGGCGACGCGCACTTACAGCGTCGACTTGCTACTCAATCAGAATCTGTCGGGCACGTCAGCGGCTTACGCTTCGTTGCTTACACCGGATTGCCAGACCTTGCTCGGACCACGCTTCGCCATGTTGCGCGATGAATTCTGCTGCCCAGCGATTGAAATCAAGCCTCAGGCCAAACGTGTGCTGGTGAATTTCGGCGGCTTTGATGCGGCGATGCAAACCCATCACGCGATGTTGGCGCTGGCGGATTTTGATGCGCTGGAAGTCGACTTCGTCGCCGGCACCGACAATCCTGCCTGGGACAAGATGCAGGCGCTGGCGGTCAATCGTCCGAATTGGCGTTTGCACAGTTTTGTCAGCGACTTTTACCGATTGATGACCGAGGCCGACCTGTTTATCGGCGCAGGTGGCGGTACGAGTTGGGAGCGGGCTGCCATGGGCCTGCCGACAATCTGCATTGCGGTGTCGAATAATCAGCAGGCCAACGGCGAGGTCATGGCGACTTCGGGCGCTCATGTGTTCCTCGGGGCGCGTGAGCAGGTCAGCGTCGAGCAGTTGCGCCTGGCCATCGGTTTTGTCGCGGCCAATCAGGGTTTGCGTCAAAGCTTGGCCGAGCGTTCCCGGCAATTGGTCGATGGTCGTGGCGCGCAGCGCGTGGCAGCCGCGTTGGTCGGTGCGGTGTTGCCGTTGCGCGAGGCGACGCTGGACGATGCGCGATTGTTGTTTGATGGCCGCAATGCCGAGGCGGTGCGGCGTTGGTCACTGGATAGTTGCCTGATTGATTGGCCCGCGCATCAGGCCTGGCTGGCCGCCAGCCTGGGCAATCCGCTGCGGTTGCTGCTGATTGCCGACGCGGGCGATGGTCCGGTCGGTGCGCTGCGTTATGACCTTCACGGGTTGAGCGCCGAGGTCTCGATTTATCTGTTCGAAGGCCGTTTCGGCCTGGGCTGGGGCAGGGCGCTGCTGGCTCGTGGCGAAGCCTTTGTGAGCGCCCACTGGCCGCAACTGCAAAGCATCACCGCTCAGGTACTGCCGGCCAACCAGCCGTCGCTGAGTCTTTTTCGCGACGCCGGTTTCACCCAGAGTGCTTGCGCGTTCACCCGCGTTTTAAAGGATCACAGCAATGACTAG